From Helicoverpa armigera isolate CAAS_96S chromosome 17, ASM3070526v1, whole genome shotgun sequence, one genomic window encodes:
- the LOC126055753 gene encoding cuticle protein 7-like isoform X2, translated as MFVIVLSLAVAAYAVPLVAVAPAEYAAPAHYEFSYSVHDEHSGDVKQQQEAREGDAVHGSYSLVQPDGVHRIVEYTADKEHGFNANVRYEGTPVHPAPVAKLAYAAPVAKLAYAAPVAKVAYAPAPVSYAHAPVAYSAPVAKLTYAAPVAHVTYSSPAISYHH; from the coding sequence TTTGTCATCGTATTGTCCCTGGCTGTGGCGGCTTACGCCGTGCCGCTGGTGGCGGTGGCCCCGGCAGAGTACGCCGCGCCTGCGCACTACGAGTTCTCGTACTCCGTGCACGACGAGCACAGCGGCGACGTGAAGCAGCAGCAGGAGGCTCGTGAGGGCGACGCCGTGCACGGCTCCTACTCGCTCGTGCAGCCCGACGGCGTGCACCGCATCGTCGAGTACACCGCCGACAAGGAGCACGGATTCAACGCCAACGTGCGCTACGAGGGCACCCCCGTGCACCCCGCTCCCGTCGCCAAGCTGGCCTACGCCGCTCCCGTGGCCAAGCTCGCCTACGCCGCTCCCGTCGCCAAGGTAGCCTACGCGCCTGCCCCCGTGTCCTACGCTCACGCTCCAGTGGCCTACTCCGCGCCCGTCGCCAAGCTCACCTACGCCGCGCCCGTAGCGCACGTCACTTACTCCTCTCCTGCCATCTCCTACCACCACTAG
- the LOC135118027 gene encoding cuticle protein 7-like, protein MVAKFVIVLSLAVAAYAVPLVAVAPAEYAAPAHYEFSYSVHDEHSGDVKQQQEAREGDAVHGSYSLVQPDGVHRIVEYTADKEHGFNANVRYEGTPVHPAPVAKLAIAAPVAKLAYAAPVAKLAYAAPVAKVAYAPAPVSYAHAPVAYSAPVAKLAYAAPVAHVTYSSPAISYHH, encoded by the exons ATGGTTGCCAAA ttcgTGATTGTACTGTCCCTGGCCGTGGCGGCTTACGCCGTGCCGCTGGTGGCGGTGGCCCCGGCAGAGTACGCCGCGCCTGCGCACTACGAGTTCTCGTACTCCGTGCACGACGAGCACAGCGGCGACGTGAAGCAGCAGCAGGAGGCTCGTGAGGGCGACGCCGTGCACGGCTCCTACTCGCTCGTGCAGCCCGACGGCGTGCACCGCATCGTCGAGTACACCGCCGACAAGGAGCACGGATTCAACGCCAACGTGCGCTACGAGGGCACCCCCGTGCACCCCGCTCCCGTCGCCAAGCTGGCCATCGCCGCCCCCGTCGCCAAGCTCGCCTACGCCGCTCCCGTAGCCAAGCTCGCCTACGCCGCTCCCGTCGCCAAGGTAGCCTACGCGCCTGCCCCCGTGTCCTACGCTCACGCTCCCGTGGCCTACTCCGCGCCCGTCGCCAAGCTCGCCTACGCCGCGCCCGTAGCGCACGTCACTTACTCCTCTCCCGCCATCTCCTACCACCACTAG
- the LOC126055753 gene encoding cuticle protein 8-like isoform X1, which yields MVAKFVIVLSLAVAAYAVPLVAVAPAEYAAPAHYEFSYSVHDEHSGDVKQQQEAREGDAVHGSYSLVQPDGVHRIVEYTADKEHGFNANVRYEGTPVHPAPVAKLAYAAPVAKLAYAAPVAKVAYAPAPVSYAHAPVAYSAPVAKLTYAAPVAHVTYSSPAISYHH from the exons ATGGTTGCTAAG TTTGTCATCGTATTGTCCCTGGCTGTGGCGGCTTACGCCGTGCCGCTGGTGGCGGTGGCCCCGGCAGAGTACGCCGCGCCTGCGCACTACGAGTTCTCGTACTCCGTGCACGACGAGCACAGCGGCGACGTGAAGCAGCAGCAGGAGGCTCGTGAGGGCGACGCCGTGCACGGCTCCTACTCGCTCGTGCAGCCCGACGGCGTGCACCGCATCGTCGAGTACACCGCCGACAAGGAGCACGGATTCAACGCCAACGTGCGCTACGAGGGCACCCCCGTGCACCCCGCTCCCGTCGCCAAGCTGGCCTACGCCGCTCCCGTGGCCAAGCTCGCCTACGCCGCTCCCGTCGCCAAGGTAGCCTACGCGCCTGCCCCCGTGTCCTACGCTCACGCTCCAGTGGCCTACTCCGCGCCCGTCGCCAAGCTCACCTACGCCGCGCCCGTAGCGCACGTCACTTACTCCTCTCCTGCCATCTCCTACCACCACTAG
- the LOC126055867 gene encoding cuticle protein has translation MVARILAFSALVAAATAVALPVLPVAKLAYAHAQPEAPAQYDFSYSVHDGQSGDVKQQQESRSGDNVHGSYSLVQPDGVHRIVDYTADEEHGFNAVVRYEGTPVEQPTKIAVAAPVAKIAYAAAPVAKIAYAAAPVAKIAYAPAPVAKVTYAAPVAKLAYAAPVAKVAYAPAQLSYSHAPAQISYSHAPAQVTYSQAPQISYHQAPVAYAAAPVAKVAYAAAPVAKLAYAENLGHVTFSSPAVSYHH, from the exons ATGGTTGCCAGA ATCCTTGCCTTCTCCGCCCTCGTGGCCGCCGCCACCGCCGTGGCTCTCCCCGTCCTGCCCGTCGCTAAACTGGCGTACGCCCACGCCCAGCCCGAAGCTCCCGCTCAGTACGACTTCTCGTACTCAGTCCACGATGGACAAAGCGGTGACGTGAAGCAACAGCAGGAGTCCCGCTCCGGCGACAACGTGCACGGCTCCTACTCGCTCGTGCAACCCGACGGTGTCCACCGCATCGTCGACTACACCGCTGACGAAGAGCACGGCTTCAACGCTGTTGTCCGCTACGAGGGTACCCCCGTCGAACAGCCCACCAAGATCGCCGTAGCTGCCCCCGTCGCCAAGATCGCCTACGCCGCCGCCCCCGTTGCCAAGATCGCCTACGCCGCCGCTCCCGTCGCCAAGATCGCCTACGCCCCTGCCCCCGTCGCTAAAGTGACCTACGCCGCACCCGTCGCCAAGCTCGCCTACGCTGCCCCCGTCGCCAAGGTCGCCTACGCACCTGCTCAACTCTCCTACTCTCACGCCCCTGCTCAGATCTCTTACTCCCACGCCCCTGCCCAAGTTACCTACTCCCAGGCTCCTCAGATCTCTTATCACCAAGCCCCTGTGGCTTACGCCGCTGCTCCCGTCGCCAAGGTTGCGTACGCCGCAGCCCCCGTCGCTAAACTGGCGTACGCTGAAAACCTCGGCCACGTCACCTTCTCCTCCCCCGCTGTCTCTTACCACCACTAA